The genome window GATTTTTATCAGATTGATAGTGCGTATGTGTTTGTCGGAAATGGCTCTGACGAAGTTCTTGGACATGTGTTTAATGCGCTGTTCAGGCATGAAGCGCCTATCTTATTTCCAGACATCAGCTATAGCTTTTATCCGGTCTATTGTCAGCTTTATCAGATAAGCTTTGACAAAGTACCGTTAAATGATGCATTTGAGATTGATGTGGATAACTATAGCAATACCAACGGTGGGATTATTTTTCCTAATCCCAACGCGCCTACAGGCTGTTTATTAGCGCTTTCTGACATCGAAAAATTACTACGAAAGAATACCGATTCAGTTGTAGTGATTGATGAAGCATATATTGATTTTGGTGGTGAGTCTGCCGTCAGTCTGGTCAAAGATTATCCTAATCTTTTGGTTGTACAGACAATGTCAAAGTCGCGGTCCCTAGCTGGTCTCAGGATAGGTTATGCGATTGGTCAACCTGAACTGATTGAAGCATTGGTTCGGGTTAAAGACAGTTTTAATTCTTATCCCGTTGACAGTTTGGCCTCTGCTGCTGGGATTGCAGCGATGAAAGATAAAGCCTATTTCAAAGACACCTGTCAGGCAGTCATTGATGAACGAAATAAAGTGGTAACAGGGCTTCAAGAGTTAGGGTTTGATGTGCTGCCTTCAGCTGCCAATTTTGTTTTTGCTTCGCATAAGCAGGCCAAGGCCGCTGATATTGCGGCTGGACTTAGAAAAGAAGGCATTATCGTTAGACACTTTAACAAACCGCGAATTGAACAGTTTTTACGGATTTCTATTGGCACTGCAACTGAAAACCAGCAATTATTATCGGTTATGGATACGTTAGTTTAACTATTGTTTGTTAGGTTTAAACAGGTATTTCAATCGTTTGAGATCATGATCATATTTACTTTCTAACTGTGTGATCTCGGCTTTCAGATCATTAATAGCTTGCTGTCTTACTTGAATTTCTTCTTTTGCTGCATCTAAGCGTTTTTGCATATTAGCAGTGATTTTGGCGCCACTTAGCTCACGTTGAGCAGCTTCATTTTGTAGTTGATAGAGATACTGTTTGAGATCAGGTAGCTTTTGTTGATGCATCTCAATCTGTTCTTGTCGATAAGCTATATCACTATCACGTGCGCGAATAAGATCAGCTTCCGAGCGGTACGTAATCAGTAATGTTTTATCATAAGCCTGTTGTGCCTGACGGGCTTCCTCTGCCTGTTTGGCTTGTGCTTCGGCTTGCAGACGCGCTTCTTCTTCGACTTTTTGCTGTGCAGCCTGCTCGAGCAATTCTTGCTCTGTTAGGGCCGCTGGTACACGCTCAATAAGACGCATGGTTTCAGCATCAATGATGTCGTAGCCTTTCTGTGCTGCAGCAGATGGCAGCGAGGTACTTAATGTCATCACACCATTCTCGTCAGGGAAGCGGTATAGCTGACCTGCTGAGACGGAAAGGCTGAATAAGCAGAGGAATAAGAACAGGAATAATTTACGTATCATGATAATGTCTGTGTGATTGGAGTCATCTTTGAGTTTTCTCGATCAATTTATCTTGTTTTTGGTTTCATTGGTAGCCAATACTTTTTCTGCCTTCTCAGGTGGTGGTGCCGGGCTTATCCAATTTCCCGTATTAATCTTTCTCGGATTAAGTTTTTCTATTGCATTAGCGACTCATAAAGTCGCGAGTGTGGCTCTAGGAATTGGCGCTGTTTTGCGCTATTTGAAAACAAGCCGATTAGAACGCCAATTTGTTTTATTAATGTTACTAACAGGACTGCCGGGAGTCGTACTGGGTGGAAATATTATTTTGCTGGTCCCTGATCGTTGGGCAGAAATAGCATTGGGCATGTTAACCGGTGGATTGGGTATTTACTCCATTCTCAAACCACAGTTAGGTCAACATTACGTGCCTGTACACAGAGATTGGAGCGGCTGCATCATGGGGGGATTGGTTTTATTTCTGATAGGCTTCTTAAATGGCTCTCTGACCTCAGGTACCGGGCTTTTTGTGACATTATGGCTGGTAGGTTGGTTTGGTATGGATTATCAGCGTGCAGTCGCTTACACGCTGATAATGGTCGGGTTGTTTTGGAATGGTACAGGTGCTATCACTCTGGGGCTGCTAGGTGATATTCGTTGGGATTGGTTGCCAGCATTGCTACTTGGCTCATTACTGGGCGGTTATCTGGGATCTCATCTGGCAATAAAACATGGTAATCGTTGGATTAAACGTGCATTTGAAATCGTGACTTTGTGTATATCTGTGAAATTAATCTACGGCTAATGTTTAAGCCACACCAAATTGTTCTCGATAAGCCGCCACGGCTGGCAAAAACTCACCAAAATCAGGATTGTCTTTCAAATAACCCAGAAGATCGTTGAGAGAAATGATATTCAATACAGGAATATTATGTTCGGCTTGAACTTCTTGTATGGCTGATAATTCACCCTGACCGCGTTCC of Methylophaga marina contains these proteins:
- the hisC gene encoding histidinol-phosphate transaminase, with translation MSRFWSGFVKELDPYVPGEQPKLANLTKLNTNENPYGPSPKVIEAIRMAASDRLRLYPDPTSAELRQAIADFYQIDSAYVFVGNGSDEVLGHVFNALFRHEAPILFPDISYSFYPVYCQLYQISFDKVPLNDAFEIDVDNYSNTNGGIIFPNPNAPTGCLLALSDIEKLLRKNTDSVVVIDEAYIDFGGESAVSLVKDYPNLLVVQTMSKSRSLAGLRIGYAIGQPELIEALVRVKDSFNSYPVDSLASAAGIAAMKDKAYFKDTCQAVIDERNKVVTGLQELGFDVLPSAANFVFASHKQAKAADIAAGLRKEGIIVRHFNKPRIEQFLRISIGTATENQQLLSVMDTLV
- a CDS encoding DUF4124 domain-containing protein — encoded protein: MIRKLFLFLFLCLFSLSVSAGQLYRFPDENGVMTLSTSLPSAAAQKGYDIIDAETMRLIERVPAALTEQELLEQAAQQKVEEEARLQAEAQAKQAEEARQAQQAYDKTLLITYRSEADLIRARDSDIAYRQEQIEMHQQKLPDLKQYLYQLQNEAAQRELSGAKITANMQKRLDAAKEEIQVRQQAINDLKAEITQLESKYDHDLKRLKYLFKPNKQ
- a CDS encoding sulfite exporter TauE/SafE family protein, with amino-acid sequence MSFLDQFILFLVSLVANTFSAFSGGGAGLIQFPVLIFLGLSFSIALATHKVASVALGIGAVLRYLKTSRLERQFVLLMLLTGLPGVVLGGNIILLVPDRWAEIALGMLTGGLGIYSILKPQLGQHYVPVHRDWSGCIMGGLVLFLIGFLNGSLTSGTGLFVTLWLVGWFGMDYQRAVAYTLIMVGLFWNGTGAITLGLLGDIRWDWLPALLLGSLLGGYLGSHLAIKHGNRWIKRAFEIVTLCISVKLIYG